Proteins encoded together in one Falco peregrinus isolate bFalPer1 chromosome 2, bFalPer1.pri, whole genome shotgun sequence window:
- the FGG gene encoding fibrinogen gamma chain, protein MMVLRWCSWAPLGPLLSLLFSTSMAYIATRENCCILDERFGSYCPTTCGIADFFNKYHLTMDNELKEMERILQQVTNSTGTVEHLIQHIQSLYPPEKQTLPNSIDDFTQKSKKIIEEIIRYENTILSHESTIQQLTDTHILNSNRIAQLKEKIAQLESHCQEPCRDTAEIHETTGRDCQDIANKGARKSGLYFIKPQRAQESFLVYCEIDSYGNGWTVLQRRLDGSEDFKKNWVQYKEGFGHLSPDDTTEFWLGNEKIHLITTQSTLPYTLRIELEDWSGKKGTADYAVFKVGSEEDKYRLTYAYFIGGEAGDAFDGFAFGDDASDKSLTSHNGMRFSTYDDDNDKFEGNCAEEDGSGWWMNRCHAGHLNGKYYIGGVYTSKEAGPAGYDNGITWVTWRDRWYSMKKTAMKIIPFNRLLVDGQQHNLGSAKQVGDS, encoded by the exons ATGATGGTGCTGAGGTGGTGCAGCTGGGCTCCCCTGGggcctctcctctccctcctcttttctACCAGCATGGCG taCATTGCTACCAGAGAAAACTGCTGCATATTAGATGAACGATTT GGTAGCTACTGCCCAACAACCTGTGGCATTGCagatttctttaataaataccATCTCACTATGGATAATGAACTGAAGGAAATGGAGAGAATTTTACAGCAAGTTACTAACTCCACAGGAACAGTAGAACATCTGATTCAACACATCCAAAGCCTCTATCctccagagaagcagacacTACCAA ATTCAATTGATGATTTCACtcaaaagtcaaagaaaataattgaagaaaTTATCAGATATGAAAACACTATTTTGTCTCATGAAAGTACTATACA ACAGCTGACAGATACACATATATTGAACAGCAACAGGATCGCACAGCTGAAAGAGAAGATTGCCCAGCTGGAGTCACACTGTCAGGAGCCATGCAGAGACACAGCTGAAATACATGAGACAACTGGAAGAG ATTGTCAAGACATTGCAAAtaaaggtgccagaaaaagtgGTCTTTACTTCATCAAGCCTCAAAGAGCCCAGGAGTCATTCCTCGTCTACTGTGAGATTGACTCATATGGCAACGGCTGGACAGTATTACAGAGG agactGGATGGGAGTGAGGACTTCAAGAAAAATTGGGTTCAGTACAAGGAAGGATTTGGGCATCTGTCTCCTGATGACACCACTGAATTCTGGCTGGGCAATGAGAAGATTCATTTGATAACTACGCAGTCCACTCTGCCATACACCTTACGAATAGAACTGGAGGACTGGAGTGGCAAAAAAGG CACTGCTGACTACGCCGTATTCAAAGTGGGAAGTGAAGAAGACAAGTATCGACTGACTTATGCCTACTTTATTGGTGGTGAAGCTGGGGATGCCTTTGATGGCTTTGCTTTTGGAGATGATGCAAGTGACAAATCTTTAACCTCTCATAACGGCATGCGGTTCAGCACCTATGATGATGACAATGATAAGTTTGAGGGCAACTGTGCTGAGGAAGATGGGTCTGGATGGTGGATGAATAGATGTCATGCTGGCCACCTCAATGGCAAATACTATATAG GTGGTGTGTACACATCGAAAGAGGCTGGTCCAGCTGGATATGACAATGGCATCACCTGGGTAACCTGGCGTGACCGGTGGTACTCCATGAAGAAAACTGCAATGAAAATCATCCCATTCAACAGACTGTTAGTGGATGGACAGCAACACAACTTAGGCAGTGCCAAACAG gTTGGAGACTCGTAG